CAATTAAGCCTCGTCCAGGACATTTCAGTATGTCGTCGAACCGTGGCTCCATTTCGATAACAGATTTTCCAGATGGGAGCACAACCTGCAAGTATCAAAGtaaacagaaaaaagaaatcCCCTATCACTACACTATCATTAACAAACAGTTCCAAATGTGTCAACAAAAGCACAGTATCCCGTTTTCAGTCACTTGGAGAACCAGTAACACCATATATGCATATAGCTTGCTAATCATAATTGAAAGCAATAGGAGTACTCAGGCTTTGCTTATGCAAATAAAATCCGCATTTTTAATCGTACTTCTATTTCAAAGGTAAGCTTAATCTCTCACAAAAAAGAATATCGATGTACTCAGAAGCACGTAGTGATTTTAACTAATAACCAGGCAAGGCTGATACTTTTACCAGAAATGTTAATGATCCTGATCAAGCATGcgaaaagagaaaatcaagaaagaaaatgattacTAGCGTTATTGAGGAATTACAAAGATATCATCTGCGGGAGTCGTTCTCTTAACATCAATAAGTGGAGCATCGTTCAAGGCTTTCGATACAAGTGAAGCCTCAGCAGAATTGAAATCAATAGCTGGAACGGTAGGAAAATTCAATTCGATCAGAAAGCAGTCGGTCACTCCACCGTTCTGAACCTCGGAGACATTGGTTGGACTAACATCTGGAACCTTTGTAGCAGTTAGGATTCCAGATAATGTATCAAATTCGATAATGTTTGAATTTACCAAACCATTTGTAAAGAGAGTATGAGCAGATGCTAAGGTTGCATGACCACATAGCTTAACCTGCCAAAGGGGTAGCCTATTAATATCGAGGTCGCAATTGCTATATTACCACTTCACATTTGAGTCGAGTTTTAAGGTTCAATCAAGAATAATTGAGCATATCAAACATTCAATCTATTAGTGAAGGGAGTTGGAAATAAGAGAAGTGACCTCGGTAACAGGGGTAAACCATCTAAGACGAAACCTGGTGTTTGGAGAGGTGGAATTGGGGATCCGAGTCAAGTAACAAGTCTGGGAGATATTAAACTCAGCAGCCACTGCTTGCATCCATTTCTTATCTCTTTCTTCCTCCAACAAACAAACCGCTGCTGGGTTTCCCTTGAAGGCTGAGTCGGTGAATGCATCAACCTGTTCAAGAATCAAACATTCCAACCTGCTTATGACGTAACCCCACTCATTCTTTCGGGATAAGACTGaaagaattatatgaaaatagaaacaGAAATGAACCTTAAACTGAGATTATTATTGCTTTTACTAGAATGAACACCAAGATGATGTATTTATACAACATATAGAACAACTAACTATGAAACTGATAATAGAAGTAGTTGTAACAGACTAACAGTTCACAACTTCTAACAGACTGAGTTGAGCAGTAGAACAGAAATAAACAAGCAAAGATAAGAGACAGAGATATTGCCAGATAGTATTTGATGGGTGTTTTGGCCATGTTGTTCAGACTAAGATTTGAGTTTGAGAAAGCACAGGTCTTTCAACTTTGGAGTTGAATGCAGATAGATGATGGTACCTCAATTCGCCtttcattttttaatcaatttcccctataattttttaatcattatagTAGACTTCAGGTCAACTTAAGCTATGTCCATAAAAAAGGTatataccaaattaaatattctattcCTGTTTTATGAGTAAAATCTGCTAAAGCTCCCAAGTTCCATTGGAGAGGGTATTTGAAGCAAGGTTTTTAGaattgagaaaatgaaaatagcttattgtaaattaattatataaaaatttcacatctttttcttcttaaatcaAGTTTAGTTTATACAACAAGTTCAACATGATTTTATAGACTTGAAACAGTTGGATGTTGTAAATGACAAGGCCACATGGGCCTGGAATAAAcaataaacatagaaaaataatttttgatcCATCATATCATACAACGGCTTGGAATCATGTTCTTTGACTGAACCATAAACCAGCAATCAACCTGTTCCGTTGACTGGGAAGAAACTATAATTTAAATCCAGGCGCCTTAGCTTCACAAAGCTACAATACAGATGACGACTAAACGCAAATAAACTACTCCATCGAGATGCATGAAGTTAGAAACGCAGCATTGTGCACAAACTTCTTTTATTTATGAACATGAATTGGAGAGTCGAGGTCATGACTAGCAAAAATCCGTCTCGTCTTGTTGCCATCCCTAGAACTATCGAACTTATTTACTTGTAAAGTTTGGTTActaatgtaaatttattttagcaaTTACAAACCATTATTTCTAATAGTTACAaatcattttttacatttacaaaaatattaaatattcttctGACCATTACATGAAAatattaccattttaccctcgTTAAATTACGTTATAAATAGGAGGCATTTTTCCTTCATTTGATACacaattgaaaaacaaatcttCTTCTACTCTATCTCGACTCTCTCTCattctttttaaaactttagaatttttcttaaGTTGCATTAGAGGATACTTTGTCTAGAAGTCTGGGTTTTAAGTGGATGATCGCCTCTGGACGTACTaatgtccagagtgtgaatacacaataaaatatagaaaggCAAGacggtatccgcaagtatacgggttgagttgtaatatagttttacaacgaagtaggtgagtactctgaggatcgtacctaagggaagcgagtgctagatcaattctaagctaaatactaaaagatctaattagtactttaaataaattatagtacgaGAGCATAAAAGGAGTTTCTTAaggttttaataataataaaataaaataacataaaagaaataaaatttaggagatagaagagtagaacaaatcaaatctcaattatgcatgattagctcgctttggtAATCCCCGTCAACTGTCGTTTTGGGTTCCTCGTTAATCAATTAGTCGCTACCTTAGTAGGATTTTCCGATCTTTCACTAACATAACAagtcaacaagaactacttatctttcaacgtcacagtccagactggcttggggtgaaggtgttcatgaatgggcaataccaattttgggttaattctcacaTTGATGACTTCTTGGGATTCTCAGACCTAGGGATTGTTTTACGTTCTTTCtttcccaaatagttgatcCGCTAAGtaacattataaaatagttaatagatcataccaccactcactaatccctcatggagggattagttcctcataaCTTTCATAgacaatatgaaattgatataaagaaaaaacattctaattaaatcgaaaaaatgGATTCAAAATGTTTTCAACTAGGGTTTTCTGGACAGTATCAATAAGCTAGACCCATACTTCGAGTTGTTTCATGCCATAAATAAACTCGAACGCTCAAGAAATCCGTTGGACAAGTGGATTCACATCTTTTACAACCAACACAATCTTCTGTTCTTGGAGCGGAAGCAATTTGCTTAACTTTACATCCATCCCAAGGTATCATTTCTAACACAATGAAAGAGCCTGATTGTATTAAGATTAGTTGTGAATCCACAAAGTTTGAATGCTTCCACAATTCAGATCTCTTGAAATCAACAAGaacaactaaaaaaaatctaaaacctaagaacgaaagaaaactaaactaaattttacaaaGAGAATTTCGGCTAAAGGAATGGTGTCCATAACAAGTGagaaatgagcctatttatattCTTCAGGTGgccgtcgtccttaaccctaggttagctttTCGAGCTTTAAGTTCGATTGTGCAAACCAAAACACCCCTACTTCGTGTTTAATTTTCGTCACAGAGTTGATGTCACAACACACCAAGATTTGTGTCGC
The Gossypium raimondii isolate GPD5lz chromosome 8, ASM2569854v1, whole genome shotgun sequence DNA segment above includes these coding regions:
- the LOC105790745 gene encoding uncharacterized protein LOC105790745 isoform X1 → MAKTPIKYYLVDAFTDSAFKGNPAAVCLLEEERDKKWMQAVAAEFNISQTCYLTRIPNSTSPNTRFRLRWFTPVTEVKLCGHATLASAHTLFTNGLVNSNIIEFDTLSGILTATKVPDVSPTNVSEVQNGGVTDCFLIELNFPTVPAIDFNSAEASLVSKALNDAPLIDVKRTTPADDIFVVLPSGKSVIEMEPRFDDILKCPGRGLIVSGAAPPDSEFDFISRFFCPKYGIKEDPVCGSAHCALAPYWSQKLGKLDFVAHAASPRGGIVKIHLDEQNQRVLLRGKAVMVMEGSILV
- the LOC105790745 gene encoding uncharacterized protein LOC105790745 isoform X3 codes for the protein MAKTPIKYYVVDAFTDSAFKGNPAAVCLLEEERDKKWMQAVAAEFNISQTCYLTRIPNSTSPNTRFRLRWFTPVTEVKLCGHATLASAHTLFTNGLVNSNIIEFDTLSGILTATKVPDVSPTNVSEVQNGGVTDCFLIELNFPTVPAIDFNSAEASLVSKALNDAPLIDVKRTTPADDIFVVLPSGKSVIEMEPRFDDILKCPGRGLIVSGAAPPDSEFDFISRFFCPKYGIKEDPVCGSAHCALAPYWSQKLGKLDFVAHAASPRGGIVKIHLDEQNQRVLLRGKAVMVMEGSILV